In Paracoccus methylovorus, a genomic segment contains:
- the mtgA gene encoding monofunctional biosynthetic peptidoglycan transglycosylase: protein MPRRMDTLDEPEAPMPRRRRSMRWRPLLRPLLWLWSWLRWIGLRILALMFVLVFLFSFINPPTTWTIIQGQREFPGRPAHEWVKLDQIAPNAVRAVVAAEDANFCNHWGFDMVEIRRVIASGSARGASTITQQTAKNVFLWQGRSWPRKVMETVYTPMIEALWSKRRIVEVYLNIAEFGRGVFGIKAASEYYFKTTPDKLTLRKAAALASILPAPRTRNPQTDSARTRSIISGAETIRADGRDSCLRLGR from the coding sequence ATGCCCCGCCGCATGGACACACTCGACGAACCCGAGGCGCCGATGCCACGCCGCCGCCGCAGCATGCGCTGGCGGCCGCTGCTGCGACCGCTGCTGTGGCTGTGGTCCTGGCTTCGCTGGATCGGGTTGCGAATTCTGGCGCTGATGTTCGTGCTGGTCTTTCTGTTTTCCTTTATCAACCCGCCGACAACCTGGACCATCATTCAGGGCCAGCGCGAATTCCCCGGCCGGCCGGCGCATGAATGGGTCAAGCTGGACCAGATAGCGCCCAATGCGGTGCGCGCCGTGGTCGCGGCCGAGGACGCCAATTTCTGCAACCACTGGGGTTTCGACATGGTCGAGATCCGCCGGGTCATCGCCTCGGGCTCGGCGCGCGGGGCCTCGACCATCACGCAGCAGACGGCGAAGAACGTCTTTCTGTGGCAGGGTCGCAGTTGGCCACGCAAGGTGATGGAGACCGTCTATACCCCGATGATCGAGGCGCTGTGGTCCAAGCGGCGCATCGTCGAGGTCTATCTGAACATCGCCGAGTTCGGCCGGGGCGTCTTTGGCATCAAGGCGGCGTCGGAATATTACTTCAAGACCACGCCCGACAAGCTGACCCTGCGGAAGGCTGCTGCGCTGGCCTCGATCCTGCCCGCGCCGCGCACGCGCAACCCGCAGACCGATTCGGCCCGGACCCGCTCGATCATCAGCGGGGCCGAGACGATCCGGGCGGATGGCCGCGACTCCTGCCTCAGGCTCGGGCGCTGA
- a CDS encoding DUF1269 domain-containing protein, with protein sequence MSDLLVIAFDDEATGFELRTELVKMQKEYLIQLEDAVVVTRPTADNIQLHQAVNLTTAGALGGGFWGTLVGLIFLNPLIGAAVGAGAGAIAGRFSDIGINDDFMRELGQSIPPGGSAVCILVRKMTADKVLARVESFRIRGRVLQTSLPEAEEERLRQAFAGGELGSALGMPQVDQPASGTASAEISASTVTSAPSTQA encoded by the coding sequence ATGTCCGACCTGCTTGTCATTGCCTTCGACGACGAGGCCACCGGCTTCGAACTGCGCACCGAATTGGTCAAGATGCAGAAGGAGTATCTGATCCAGCTTGAGGATGCCGTAGTCGTCACCCGCCCCACGGCCGACAATATCCAGTTGCATCAGGCCGTAAACCTGACGACCGCGGGTGCGCTTGGCGGCGGGTTCTGGGGTACGTTGGTGGGGCTGATCTTCCTCAATCCGCTGATCGGGGCCGCAGTGGGTGCCGGCGCAGGCGCCATTGCCGGCAGGTTTTCGGATATCGGCATCAACGACGATTTCATGCGCGAACTTGGCCAGTCCATTCCGCCGGGCGGTTCGGCCGTATGCATCCTTGTCCGCAAGATGACCGCCGACAAGGTGCTCGCACGGGTGGAAAGCTTCCGCATCCGGGGGCGTGTGCTGCAAACATCGCTGCCCGAGGCCGAGGAAGAGCGGCTGCGTCAGGCTTTTGCCGGCGGAGAGTTGGGCTCGGCGCTTGGCATGCCGCAGGTGGATCAACCCGCATCTGGCACCGCTTCGGCGGAAATTTCCGCATCTACAGTTACATCCGCGCCCTCAACGCAGGCCTGA
- a CDS encoding DNA polymerase Y family protein, translated as MGPLRTLYIDMNSFFASVEQQLNPSIRGRPVAITAMENEKGCCVAASYEAKAFGVKTGTSVPEARQLCPGIVFLPSRHRLYVRFNLRVAAVLDRHAELERIRSVDEFQIVLSGEETEIDSARALVARLKDAVAQEVGECLRFSAGMGPNHLLAKIAGKLEKPNGCQHLDRGNMPDRIAHLALDDLPGISRSMRERLERAGVRDIVSLCRLDPRHARAIWRSVEGERFVRALQGEPIPLVKTQRGGFGNSKVLAPEFRAPAEAYLVSRWLIEKAAARLRRDGRVAGSFALHLSPMGRFPWARSIRCAPTQDTLEFMRINRALWRRAWPEIRGGRLAAIGVHLGDVDYLTSRTGDLLLPVAPAERTQGERASAAADFINQRFGQGTIRFGVNRPHPGFFERG; from the coding sequence ATGGGACCGCTACGCACGCTATACATCGACATGAACAGCTTCTTCGCGTCTGTCGAGCAACAGTTGAACCCCTCGATTCGGGGCCGGCCGGTGGCGATCACCGCCATGGAGAATGAAAAGGGGTGTTGTGTCGCGGCCAGCTATGAGGCCAAGGCCTTCGGCGTAAAGACCGGTACCAGCGTCCCAGAGGCTCGGCAGCTATGCCCCGGCATCGTGTTCCTGCCCTCGCGGCACCGGCTCTATGTGCGGTTCAACCTGCGCGTCGCGGCCGTGCTGGATCGCCATGCTGAGCTGGAGCGCATCCGGTCGGTGGACGAATTCCAGATTGTGCTGTCCGGCGAGGAAACCGAGATCGACAGCGCCCGGGCCTTGGTCGCACGGCTCAAGGACGCGGTGGCGCAGGAAGTGGGAGAATGCCTGCGGTTTAGCGCCGGGATGGGGCCCAATCACCTGCTGGCCAAGATCGCCGGCAAGCTGGAAAAGCCGAACGGCTGCCAGCACCTCGACCGGGGCAACATGCCCGACCGGATCGCCCATCTGGCGCTGGACGATCTGCCGGGCATCTCGCGCTCGATGCGCGAGCGTCTGGAGCGTGCCGGCGTGCGTGACATAGTGTCGCTCTGCCGCCTCGATCCGCGGCATGCGCGGGCGATCTGGAGATCGGTCGAGGGGGAGCGTTTCGTCAGGGCGCTGCAAGGCGAGCCGATCCCGCTGGTCAAGACCCAGCGCGGCGGCTTCGGAAATTCGAAGGTGCTGGCGCCCGAGTTCCGCGCGCCGGCCGAAGCCTATCTGGTGTCGCGCTGGCTAATCGAAAAGGCGGCGGCCCGGCTCAGGCGCGACGGCCGGGTCGCGGGCAGCTTTGCCCTTCACCTTTCGCCCATGGGACGCTTTCCTTGGGCGCGTTCGATACGCTGCGCTCCGACGCAGGACACGCTGGAGTTCATGCGGATCAATCGGGCTCTATGGCGCCGGGCTTGGCCCGAAATCCGGGGCGGCCGCTTGGCGGCCATCGGCGTGCACCTGGGCGACGTCGACTATCTGACCTCGCGCACCGGAGACTTACTGCTGCCGGTGGCCCCGGCCGAGCGCACGCAAGGCGAGCGCGCCTCGGCTGCGGCCGATTTCATCAACCAGCGGTTCGGACAGGGCACCATTCGGTTCGGCGTCAATCGGCCGCATCCGGGGTTTTTCGAGCGCGGATAA
- the fzlA gene encoding FtsZ-binding protein FzlA, translating to MNTPSPSSTIRLYHVALSPFCRKVRLVLAEKRIEVELVEDRFWEPGSEIMRRNPAGKLPVLRMDGRLLAESQAICEYLDEIQPQPALMPALPAERYEVRRLCAWFDDKFNAEVTRPVMNERVWKKVMRLGYPDSRTVKSGLSAIRYHLDYMKSLLEHRRWLAGDVMTLADFTAAAHLSCLDYISDVDWTYSTEVQEWYAKIKSRPAFRSLLADHLPGVHPAPHYALLDF from the coding sequence ATGAATACTCCCTCGCCCAGCTCCACGATTCGCCTTTACCACGTCGCCCTGTCGCCCTTTTGCCGCAAGGTCCGGCTGGTGCTGGCCGAAAAGCGGATCGAGGTCGAACTGGTCGAAGATCGCTTCTGGGAGCCCGGCTCGGAAATCATGCGGCGCAATCCGGCGGGGAAACTGCCGGTGCTGCGCATGGACGGACGGCTTTTGGCCGAAAGTCAGGCGATCTGCGAATATCTGGACGAGATCCAGCCGCAACCCGCGCTGATGCCGGCGTTGCCGGCCGAGCGTTACGAGGTGCGCCGCCTTTGCGCCTGGTTCGACGACAAGTTCAACGCCGAGGTGACAAGGCCGGTGATGAACGAGCGGGTGTGGAAAAAGGTCATGCGCCTTGGCTATCCGGATTCGCGCACGGTCAAAAGCGGGCTGTCGGCGATCCGCTATCATCTCGATTATATGAAAAGCCTGCTGGAACATCGCCGGTGGCTTGCGGGCGACGTGATGACGCTGGCCGATTTCACGGCCGCCGCACATCTGTCCTGCCTCGATTATATCTCGGACGTGGACTGGACCTATTCGACCGAGGTTCAGGAATGGTACGCCAAGATCAAGTCGCGCCCCGCCTTCCGCAGCCTTCTTGCCGATCACCTGCCGGGCGTGCATCCGGCGCCGCATTATGCGCTGCTCGACTTCTAG